A single window of Nicotiana sylvestris chromosome 5, ASM39365v2, whole genome shotgun sequence DNA harbors:
- the LOC138869544 gene encoding uncharacterized protein, which yields MGQTQAVMPNQVQEHGVQNAPPPVPTVVPTVALPADAVARLLNMLEALMPTQGGSSDNSADPQSFLDGTLKALRALGCSSERGVELATYKLEDMANTWYETVLLGRPAGAAPLTWDEFTKLFKNHFLPDSLMQQYARDFERLVQTPDMDFRLARKIENKGREECAANDLRKKAKTGGAFSGGFSENRRAGNQGQQQQQGSQTGTHMSSQSTYRPHYRQGNRGPSSSGHRNSGQIYATTPVCQTCGATGTGNRGQGAGDRATMNQGQGNAGRGQARVFAFTRQDAQASNAVVTCILSVCSFDALALIDPRSTHSYVSSYFALRFSRQPGLLNDSFLVATPVRESLLAKYVYRACQIRVEGRDTLADLIIVKFEIPNEPSFILRGSQVPETCKIVSFLKAQRLLKKGCLGLLAILNDTRKETVSIENVPVGREVSDVFPEDLPGLPSIREIDFGIDLLPDTQPISIPPYRMAPAELRELKQQLQDLLDKGFIRPSVSPWGAPIDLHSGYHQLRIKDKDIFKTAFRARYGHYEFLVMPFGLTNAPTTFMDLMNRVFKPFLDRFVIVFIDDIMIYSRSQREHENHLRTVLQTLREHRLYAKFSKCEFWLDSVAFLGHVVSKDGIMVDPKKTEVVQK from the exons ATGGGTCAAACCCAAGCTGTTATGCCAAATCAAGTACAAGAGCATGGAGTTCAGAACGCTCCACCACCAGTGCCAACCGTTGTACCTACTGTTGCCTTACCTGCAGATGCAGTGGCAAGGTTATTGAATATGTTAGAGGCATTGATGCCTACTCAGGGCGGAA GTTCTGATAATTCAGCAGATCCTCAAAGTTTCTTGGATGGGACACTCAAGGCATTACGTGCTCTTGGATGTTCTAGTGAGAGAGGCGTGGAGCTCGCAACATACAAACTAGAGGATATGGCCAACACATGGTATGAAACAGTATTGCTAGGAAGGCCAGCAGGAGCAGCACCACTGACATGGGACGAGTTCACTAAGTTGTTCAAGAATCATTTTCTTCCAGACAGTCTGATGCAACAATATGCTAGAGACTTTGAGAGATTGGTTCAGACTCCAGATATGGATTT TCGACTTGCTAGAAAGATTGAAAACAAGGGACGTGAGGAGTGTGCAGCTAATGATTTACGTAAGAAGGCCAAGACGGGAGGGGCTTTCAGTGGTGGTTTTAGTGAAAATAGAAGAGCAGGAAATcaaggacaacaacaacaacagggtTCTCAGACAGGGACACACATGTCTTCACAGTCCACATACAGACCACATTACAGACAAGGTAATAGGGGACCATCATCTTCTGGACATCGTAATTCTGGGCAGATATATGCCACTACTCCAGTCTGCCAGACTTGTG GTGCTACAGGTACAGGAAATAGAGGTCAAGGTGCTGGAGACCGTGCTACTATGAATCAAGGACAAGGCAAtgctggtagaggtcaggcgagagtttttgcatttactagaCAGGATGCTCAGGCCTCAAATGCAGTGGTTACATGTATTCTTTCTGTCTGTTCATTTGATGCacttgcgttgattgatccgaGATCTACCCACTCCTATGTGTCCTCGTACTTTGCTTTGAGATTTAGTAGACAACCCGGTCTATTGAATGATTCTTTTCTAGTTGCTACTCCTGTTAGAGAGTCTCTATTAGCTAAATACGTGTATCGTGCTTGTCAGATTCGGGTTGAGGGTAGAGATACTCTAGCTGACCTTATT ATAGTTAAGTTTGAGATACCAAATGAACCCAGTTTTATTCTAAGAGGGAGTCAGGTTCCAGAGACTTGCAAAATTGTATCTTTTTTGAAGGCTCAACGACTTCTGAAGAAAGGTTGCTTGGGTCTCTTAGCTATTCTAAATGATACAAGAAAGGAAACAGTTAGTATAGAAAATGTACCAGTAGGGAGAGAAGtttctgatgtatttcctgaggaTTTACCAGGATTGCCTTCAATACGAGAAatagactttggtattgatttgctaCCTGACACACAACCCATATCGATACCCCCATATcgaatggcaccagcagagttgagggagctaaagcaacagttacaagatttgttagataagggttttattagacctagtgtatcaccatGGGGTGCACCA attgatcttcattctggttatcatcaacttagaatcaaagatAAAGATATTTTCAAGACTGCTTTCAGGGCTCGATACGgacactatgagtttcttgtgatgcCTTTCGGACTGACTAATGCTCCAACGacattcatggatttaatgaatagggtgttcaagccgtttctggatagatttgtaatagtatttattgatgatatcatgATATATTCTCGTAGCCAAAGAGAACACGAGAATCATCTCAGGACTGTGTTGCAGACATTGCGAGAACATcggctttatgctaagttctcgaagtgtgaattctggctagACTCGGTAGCatttttggggcatgttgtatccaaagatggaattatggtagatcctaagaagactGAAGTTGTGCAGAAATGA